aaataatctacaagaactaaaaaaaaaagaagggaattttaaaattaataatatttatgtgcATGTATTTACATATGGTCTCTTCAATCCggaatattataattataaaacacaaaattacaaatgCAAAggaagaaatattattatttgtgcCATCCATTTGGTTGTTTGAGATAACAAGTGTTTAATAAAAAGTTTGTGATAAAATTAACTACTTGTAAATATATTCACTCCCATAGGCTTTACTACTCTCCTTCCACTTGTCAACTCTCACTCCCTACTTTCACTTACACTCCTATTTTTCTCTCTACCTCTAAACTTCTCTCCACAAACCACTACTCCAACTAAAAACTAGGACTAATTTTTTTCTCACCATCCAACCTTACAACAACTTCTAGTACAAGAACAACAAACTCACCAATACATGCACAATCCCCCCCATCTCTCCATTCTCTCAACTAACATTATATCCACATTCATGTTTGAAGTAAAACATCATGGCTTGTATAGatcaagaacaacaacaacaacaaccaatTTATAAGCATTATTGTAGAGTTTGCAAGAAAGGTTTTGTGTGTGGAAGAGCTTTAGGTGGACATATGAGAGCTCATGGAATTGGAGATGAAGGTGCAAACatagatgatgatgatccaGCTAGTGATTGGGAAGATAAGTTTGGAGGGGGTGTTAAGGGAGGTAATAAGAGGTTATATCAATTAAGAACAAACCCTAATAGACAAAAAAGCAATAGAGTTTGTGAGAATTGTGGGAAAGAATTCTCATCTTGGAAATCATTTCTTGAACATGGAAAATGTAGCTCAGAAGACGCGGAATCCCTAGTGTCCTCGCCCTGTTTAGAGGGCGAGGACTACATTAATAATGGTGGAAGAAAAGGCTATGGATGGTCTAAAAGGAAAAGGTCATTAAGAACAAAAATTGGAACCATTAATAGTACTACTTCAACTTATCCATCAAGTGAAGATGAAGATCTTGTCCTTGCAAAATGTCTTATTGATTTAGCCAACGCGAAGGTTGACCTATCGTTGGTTGAGCCTGAGGAGTCGTGTGCCTCGGCTAGCAAGGAGGAGGAGAGAGCTAGAAACCCCATGAACTATCTAACACCATTAGTGAGACCCTTTGACAACAAGGCTAAAGGGATTTCTAATAAAGGATTGTTTGAATGTAAAGCATGCAAGAAAGTCTTTAACTCTCATCAAGCCCTAGGTGGACATAGGGCAAGTCACAAAAAGGTTAAAGGATGTTATGCAGCCAAACAAGATCAACTAGATGAtagtttaattgatgataatgatatGAATATCACACAAGATGATCAATTCACATTACAAGGTTCAAAATCCATGAGGAAATCAAAAATCCATGAATGTTCAATATGTCATAGAGTTTTCTCCACAGGACAAGCTTTAGGTGGGCATAAAAGGTGCCATTGGATAACCTCTAATTCCCCAGATTCAACatccaaatttaatttcaatgGACATATGGATCAAATAAATCTAAGATCAAACTTGAGAAAATCAAGTGATACATTAGATCTCAACATTCCAATATCACACGATGACATGTCGCGAATTAGACGAGACCCTATGAATCCATTGAGCTTTGAGGTTTCAACAGAAATTCATTTGCATCCATGGAGTAGTAATCCTAATGAAGCAAAAGAACATAGTTGTAGTGAAAACTACTACCTTGATGAAACcataaataacaacaacaacaacaacaacaataataataataatgaaaacaaCAACATTATAAATGGTACAATACAAAATGTAGAAGATGATGAAGCAGATAGTAAATTGAAATTAGCTAAGCTAAGTGAATTAAAGGATATGAATAAAAATTCTGAAAATCCCTCTCATTGGTTACAAGTTGGAATTGGCCCAACTACACAAGTTGGGGCTGAcccataaattatacatatatatatatacacacactatatacaaaaattgtaaTTACAAATTCACCATAAAAGATGATACATGGTGACATACATATTGTAAtttgtacctttttttttaaatcattttcttgtAAGGGACCATAGATACAtaatcttgtaatttttttatacactATGCAACTCTTGAGTTGTAActtaattgaatttaatttccacttttgtttctttcattCGATATGAATTTTCGAAGtattaaatagatttttttctctaagtattaaaagttaattttaacaaatttcatgatgttttcttttgcttttctcTTTTATGTTGAATGTTCACGATGTTATTCTTCAAACTATTTCGTAAATAAATTTCAGAGATTGAATCAACACTTTATTAAAAGATTTGAGAAAACATACAACATAGAACAtcaaaattattgataaaacaAAAGGGGAAACATAAGCTAACACTTGAAATCTCGAGATTGGTTAGATTTTAAAATCTCGAgattaattagattttaaaatttcGTTTCTGTGAAAAATCTTAATTGGTCTTCCTACAATTTTTGCGGATTTGACCATTGGTGCCAGTAAGTGGGCTAAGATTACCCATTTTCACCATGGCATTTGCAAAATCAGTGAAGAAAGTGGCTGAATTGGAACTATAAGTGTTAACGATAGAGTCTGTTGAGCCTCCACTAGAGAGTTGTTGGTCAGAATGAAGAAGACCCTTTTGAATTCGCAGATTCTTATAGTAAATATTATCAAATGTGGTTGGGCTTGTGGCGTCTAATGGAGAGATGTCATTGTCACTTCCACTTTGTGGACAGTTCGATTTAACCGATGTAGCGAATGAAGCATTTATATCAGTTTCGTTATAGAGACGATCGCGAAAAGTAGTGCATCTTGCTTGTCCTATCGTGTGAGAACCTGTacaatcccaaaaaaaaatcaatttagcGTACGCAAATCTCGTgacttgatttaaaaaaaatatttaatgtaaaaaaaaaaaaacctgaGAGAACGACCATTTCTCTGGAACTGAAACCTTTattagaaaaggaagaaataagACTGCTAAGATTCAAAGTTGGTGCAGGTATGTCACTATTTGCGTTACTCAAACTTGCAGTGGTTGAGTCTCTTCTTCCTAGTAATACAGTCCAACTAGGTCCACCAAGCTAAAAATCACCAATAATATAATTAGTTttcaaaaactaataaaatataatatataatttttatatatatcaaaactttgactaatgtccctccttttttttttataaaggtcAACTtgctttcttttccttttcctaaCCAACAAGTTTATTagttagaaaatatatttgcaCATGCTTATAATAACTTCCTTGGAAAATCCATCAACTACATATGGGGTGTtcgttataattattttattgtaaggCATGTCACATGTGCATATAGCTTAGGAAAACcaaaattttgataatatttttttttcttttcgtaGATTAATGCTTAGTTAAATtaatatacacaaaataaaaataaaaagagtatcATTTTAATTGTTAACTTACTTTAACAACAGAGTCTCTAGCTGCGACAGCTAAAATATCAGCACAAGATACGATGCCAGCACATGATGATTCGACTTGAGTTTTGATAGTATCAATCACATCGAATCCCCTTATAGATCCACTATTAGGATTTGCAGTCTTTTCTCCGGTGAAACTTGATGTATCATCTAGTAACACAGATGCATCGCAACCCTACATATTCAATACTAATTAATactcgtttgactttcaaaaattaAGAGTTGTTGCTAAAATTGAGACAGAGTGAGCAAAATAAGTAAGGTAACTTGCATTAACAAAGCAATCGTGAAAATGAAGACGAAGCAAGGAAGCTCCCATGCGAGACTCTGAAGCAATAGCAGAATCCACAGCTGTTTTGATTATGGACAGAACATTTGGACATGATGAATTGTAGAAATCGGAAGTCAATTGAGCTGAGCTCATTCCAATTAAAACAAAAGGGACTATAATCAGTACTAGTAAAAAAGATATGTTAGCCATTACAAAGAAAttattagaagtaaaaaaagaagaatattgtCTAAGTTTATTGCTAAGCACTGCTTAATGTGGAATATAGTACTTAATTCATCCCATATTTATAGCAGAAGAGTGTGcccagtttttttttttttaattattatatatatatttccattttttctttttgagtttttgaaaaaatacCAACTGATTCAAACTTTGCAGCATTACCAAACAAACCATATTTTTCTAGACTAATTGTAGGCCAATCAATGGAGCAAGTGagttttttgatatattttttttttttggttttgccCAATCTGCTGTTAGAAAGAAAAGGGAATGACTCAgctattaattcaaaataaatgttataagcaaagttttatttaattccaAGCGAAATTCTTTGGCCATTCGCCTTTATTACTAAATCTCATTCGTCACTCTCTCTTGCCTCTCTCACGTTATACGAaaacaaatgtataaattatgtttgtgtttgtataaaacgagagaaactatatatacaaatacaaatacatatatattcgtCCTGCACACTTATAATTACACaaatataactcaattttcttttgtctttgtctctcgctttatacaaacacaaattatacaaaattcaatgcataaattttgtttgtataaagcacgagagagatttgatatacaaatacaaatattttaactcgattcaattgtatacaaattttcaatttttattcagatatacaaatacaatcatTGATACATATGCatagtatttatatatatacaattatctaaacgatatacatatacagttaACATCTCTCCCCTCTatgtcctctctcgctcgcgtctctcctctctctcctaaTCTCGCTCGCTACTCTAGTCTAACACAAagtacatatacatatataaacacAATTTTTACAGACACAGACACCcgatttatataaattattgcgGTGTATACAAATTATTGTGAATAGTACAAATCAAATGCATGTGATTTTACACAATCAGATAATCCATAGCAAAACTGTAGCTCTACTATAAAgcactaatataatttttatatttgctattcCTAAAGTTTACtccaaaatataattaaattaaataaatgagttGGAAAATATCATGAATACTTGAGCTAATTCCTTTGGCCCTGAAGTTTGAAAGCATTTTGACTTATAGATATTTTTGATACTTTTAGAACTTTTAACATTAAGTTATATTTCTAATCTGGAAAAATGCACACGTATCCCTCAAAACTATGAATGAAATTTCAACACATCTTAACTATTTTAAGGTTCTATTATttcctaaacttattttttttaattttgtgtatattTTGTTGACGTGACATCTAAATATCTCTCACGCGCCTCAATTGTATGGAGTCAAAGAGTGTCTCACGTAAGATAAAAGGTGtataacattataaaaaaaaattcaaaggatAATATAACCTTAATTTAATCAATATGTAtctctaaaattttaattatagtcTAGAAGGTTACTTATGCATTTCccatataaaagaaaatgtcaCATTAGAGGGAATAGTGTACCATATCAATTAAAACATGATAGTAGTATTTAGagttcttttgttttctagttatagggcccgt
This DNA window, taken from Solanum lycopersicum chromosome 5, SLM_r2.1, encodes the following:
- the LOC101264934 gene encoding zinc finger protein ZAT4-like, whose protein sequence is MACIDQEQQQQQPIYKHYCRVCKKGFVCGRALGGHMRAHGIGDEGANIDDDDPASDWEDKFGGGVKGGNKRLYQLRTNPNRQKSNRVCENCGKEFSSWKSFLEHGKCSSEDAESLVSSPCLEGEDYINNGGRKGYGWSKRKRSLRTKIGTINSTTSTYPSSEDEDLVLAKCLIDLANAKVDLSLVEPEESCASASKEEERARNPMNYLTPLVRPFDNKAKGISNKGLFECKACKKVFNSHQALGGHRASHKKVKGCYAAKQDQLDDSLIDDNDMNITQDDQFTLQGSKSMRKSKIHECSICHRVFSTGQALGGHKRCHWITSNSPDSTSKFNFNGHMDQINLRSNLRKSSDTLDLNIPISHDDMSRIRRDPMNPLSFEVSTEIHLHPWSSNPNEAKEHSCSENYYLDETINNNNNNNNNNNNNENNNIINGTIQNVEDDEADSKLKLAKLSELKDMNKNSENPSHWLQVGIGPTTQVGADP
- the LOC101264631 gene encoding cationic peroxidase 1-like, producing MANISFLLVLIIVPFVLIGMSSAQLTSDFYNSSCPNVLSIIKTAVDSAIASESRMGASLLRLHFHDCFVNGCDASVLLDDTSSFTGEKTANPNSGSIRGFDVIDTIKTQVESSCAGIVSCADILAVAARDSVVKLGGPSWTVLLGRRDSTTASLSNANSDIPAPTLNLSSLISSFSNKGFSSREMVVLSGSHTIGQARCTTFRDRLYNETDINASFATSVKSNCPQSGSDNDISPLDATSPTTFDNIYYKNLRIQKGLLHSDQQLSSGGSTDSIVNTYSSNSATFFTDFANAMVKMGNLSPLTGTNGQIRKNCRKTN